A genomic segment from Xiphophorus maculatus strain JP 163 A chromosome 6, X_maculatus-5.0-male, whole genome shotgun sequence encodes:
- the rab31 gene encoding ras-related protein Rab-31 has translation MAIRELKVCLLGDTGVGKSSIVCRFVQDHFDHNISPTIGASFLTKTVPCGNELHKFLIWDTAGQERFHSLAPMYYRGSAAAVIVYDITKLDSFQTLKKWVKELKEHGPEDIVVAIAGNKNDLGDIREVPMKEAKEFAESIAAIFIETSARNAVNVEELFQKISKQIPPLQNAEVESNDSFKLTRPPNPTTRRCC, from the exons ATGGCTATAAGGGAGCTCAAAGTTTGCCTTTTAGGG GACACAGGAGTGGGTAAATCCAGCATTGTTTGCAGATTTGTTCAAGATCATTTTGATCACAACATAAGCCCCACCATAGG GGCATCTTTCCTGACCAAGACTGTACCATGTGGGAACGAACTACATAAATTTCTGATTTGGGACACAGCTGGACAAGAACGG TTTCATTCATTAGCTCCTATGTACTACAGaggatcagctgctgctgtcattGTTTACGACATAACTAAACTG GACTCTTTCCAGACACTGAAGAAGTGGGTGAAGGAGCTGAAAGAGCACGGCCCGGAGGACATCGTTGTAGCCATAGCAGGAAACAAGAATGATTTAGGGGACATCAG GGAAGTTCCTATGAAGGAAGCAAAGGAGTTTGCTGAATCAATTGCAGCTATTTTTATTGAGACCAGCGCCAGAAATGCGGTGAACGTCGAGGAGCTCTTTCAGAAAATCA GTAAACAGATCCCACCCCTGCAAAACGCTGAAGTGGAGAGCAATGATTCCTTTAAACTCACCCGGCCGCCCAATCCCACCACCAGGAGGTGCTGCTAG